The genomic stretch AACCCAGGTCGATGCCGGCGCCACGCTGGCGCTCAAGGGCAACGGCTCGATCGCGAATTCGGCGTTCGTTACATTTTCACCCGGCGGACCGAGCCAGGTCGGAACCTTTGATATTTCGCAGACCAATTCGGGGGCATCGATCAAGGCCCTGTTCGACATTGCCGGTGTCGGCGTCGTCGCGTTGGGATCGAGGACCCTCACCATCACATCCGGCAGCATCTTCGCGGGCGTGATCCAGGACGGCGGCATTGGCGGCGGCACCAGCGGCAATCTGACTATCGCAATCGGCGCCGCGCAGCTCCTGACCGGCACGAATACCTATACCGGCGCGACGACGATCGCAGCTGGCGGCCTATTGGCCCTCACTACGTTTGGCGGCAACAGCGGCAGCATCGCGACCTCCAGCGGCGTGACGACCAATGGCGCGTTCGATATTGCGGGGCTGACCACCGGGGGCACCTCGATCAAGTCACTGTCGGGCACCGGCACCGGCGTGGTCAATCTCGGCGTCAACACGCTGACGGTCAGCAACGCGAACGGAGCCTTCTCCGGTGCGATCCAAGGCATCGGCGGCGTGACGATGACGGGCGGCATGGAGATTCTCTCCGGCATCAACAGCTATACCGGCAACACCACCGTCAACGGCGGCACGCTGGCGGTCGGCGGCTCGCTCGCGACCTCGGTGCTGACCACCGTGAATGCCGGCGGCACGCTCGCCGGCTCCGGCACGGTCGGCAACACCGCAATTGTCGGCGGCACGCTCGCCCCCGGCAGCGTCGGCAGCACGTTCGGCCCGCTCACCGTCCAGGGCAGCCTCTCCTTCACGGCGGCCTCGACCTACATGATCCAGGTCTCGCCGACCAATGCCGGCCTCACCAATGTGACGGGCACCGCAAACCTCGGCGGCGCCACGGTGAACGCGGTGTTCCAGCCGGGCAGCTATGTCGACAAGAAGTACACCATCCTCACCGCGACCGGCGGACTCGCTGGCACCACCTTCAATCCGGCGGTCGTTTCCAACAACCCGAACCTGCAGGCAACGCTCAGCTACGACGCCCACGATGCGTTCCTGAACATCAAGCTCTCATTCGTTCCGCCGACCGGGCTCAACATCAATCAGCAGAACGTCGCCAACGCGCTGACCAATTTCTTCAACACCACGGGCAGCATTCCCGCAGCCTTTGCGACGCTCAACGCCGCAGGGCTGACAGTCGCCTCCGGCGAACTCGGCACCGGCGTGATCCAGTCCTCGATCAAGGCCGACGACCTCTTCCTCAATCTGCTGCTCGATCCCACCATTGCAGGCCGCGGCGCGGGCTTCAGCGCCCCCGGCAGCGCCTCGCAATATGCCGGCGACGACGAGGCCTCCGCCTTCGCCGAGAAACGTCTGGCGACGCCGAGCGAGCGCGCGGCCTACGCCATGGTGACCAAGGCGCCGCTGCTGGCTCCCCAGCCGGCCAACCGCTGGAGCGTCTGGGGCGCCGGCTATGGCGGCTCTGCGACCATCAATGGCAACGCCGTCGTCGGGTCGCAGGACACCACGGCCCGCGTCTGGGGCATCGCCGCCGGCGCCGACTACAAGGTCACGCCGGACAGCCTGATCGGATTCGCGGTGGCGGGCGGCGGGACCAGATTCTCGCTCGCCAACAGCCTCGGCAGCGGCTCGGCGGACCTGTTGCAGGCCGGTGTCTTCGGCCGGCAGAATTTCGGCCCGGCCTATCTGTCGGCGGCGCTGGCCTATGGCTGGCACGACGTCACCACCAACCGCACCGTGACGCTGGCCGGCTTCGACCAGTTGCAGGGCCGTTTCCGGGCCGAGACGTTCTCGGGCCGGTTCGAAGGCGGCTACCGGTTTGCCACCCCCGTGGTCGGCCTCACGCCCTATGCCGCCGCCCAGGTGATCAGCTTCAATCTTCCGGCCTATCATTACAGTTGCCGTTTTGCTTTGAAGTGGGCTCGCTGAGCGACCGCCTGATGAGCTCTACGCCAGAGTGACCATGCGATGATGTGTGCGGGTTGTATCCGCTTTCGCGCGAGCCTGACGGCAATGCGTCGGACTTCCTGGATCGACCATCGGATCAACGACGGCGTGGCTGTGGTTTGACCCTTGCCGTGGTTCGGCGTTTGGTTTTTTTTGGCGCCGGCGGATTGGCGCGATGGCGGATCACCGCCATCATGGCGAAGGCGAGCATCGCCATGGAAACGTGGCGATGCCAGCCGTGCCAGGATCTGCTCTCGTTGTGGTCGAGCCCGAACTCGTTCTTGGCGGTCTCGAAACTGTCCTCGATTGCCCACCGATGGCCTTCGACCCCCACCAGTGTTTCGATCGATGTTGCCGCTGGGCACCAGGTGGTGAAGAAGGCGAGATCGCCATCGGCGATACGACGACGGATCAGCAGACCGCGTGTCCAAAGGCCCGGATTTTCGTCGTTTGGTTCTCCGGCCAGGTCGGCCAATTCGAGATAGCACCAATCATGCAGCCGCGGTCCTTTGGTTCCGGCCCCTGCTGACAGGCGTTTCCAGTCGGACGCACGCCGCGTCAGGGCGATGTCGGCAGCCGTGCCGGCGACCGATCGACGCTTGCCCCAGGATCGAAATACATGCGCGCTGCTGACCCCCAGGACATAGCCTTTGCCTGCGCGACGCAGTTGCTGTTCAATGTCACCGACACCGTAGACCGTATCGCCTGCAACCCACTTGAACGGGACAGGCGCGGCTATGGCGCGTGCGATCATTCTCGTCGCAAGCTTTGGTTTGGTCGCAAAGCCGGTATCGGGGGGCACGTATGCGGCTTTCAGTCGATCTGGATCGTCGGTCCATTCCTTCGGAAGATACAGCGCGCGGTCGATGAAAGCATGACCGTGGCACGAAACGTAGGCCGCGAAGACGCCGATCTGGCAGTTCGTGATCTTGCCCGCCGAACCAGTGTACTGACGCGCCACGCCGCACGACGCTTTGCCCTGTTTGAGAAAGCCGGTCTCATCGATCACGAGGACCGCGTCATCGTCCGCCAAATGCTCGATGACATAATCGCGGACGATATCGCGCAAGGCATCCGCATCCCAATCCCTGCGACCCAGGATCGCCTGTTGCCGCCATGGACCAGGATCGCCTGCGGCCTCAGCGCGCATCCAACCAGTCTTGCGTTGCTCATCTCCAAGCAGACCTTCCAGAAACAAGCCAGCATTCTTCGCAACACGCTCTTGCCCGAACAATGGACGTATCCGCTTCTTGATCTCCCGAAGCGACGCCGCCCACAACGCAAGCGTCTCTTCAATCGACGCTGTCCGCGTCCACGATGTTCGAATCATGGTTGCCCATGGATTCAGAAAACCTCACAAAAGGCAACTGTATTGCTATGCCGAACAGGCAGTGATCGGCAGCCCGCTGTTCGCGCTGAACTACGCCGCCCAGACCACGACCGCGACCCGCACCGAACTCGGCCTGCGCACCGACAAATCGTTTGCGATGCAGGATGCGATGCTGACGCTGCGCGGCCGCGCCGCATGGGCGCACGATTACAACCCCGACCGCGCAGTCACGGCACTGTTCCAGTCGTTGCCGGGTGCGACCTTCGTCGTCAACGGCGCGCGCGGCAATCCGGATGCGGCGCTGGTCAGCGCCGGCGCCGAAATGAAGTGGCTGAACGGCTTCTCGCTGGCGGCGACCTTCGAGGGCGAGTTCTCCGGCAATGTCACCAGCTATGCCGGCAAGGGCGTCGCCAAATACAGCTGGTAGGCCTGATCCCGCCGGCAGCGCTGATCGCCGACTGCGTCGGAAGACGGCGGGGGCAATTCGACCGTTGCCTATTTGCCTGCCTGCCATTGCCCGGAAACGCCGAGCACCACCCTGATCCGCCCCGCGCCGCCTTCATTGGCCGTCGTCGTTTGCGGCACCTGCACATCGAGTTGATCCACGAACAGGAAGGGCATGCCGACCTCGAGGTCGTAGAGCAGCTTTTGCAGCGCCGGCTGCTCCATCTCGCAACTGACGACGAGGCCGACGAAACCGTCCTTGGCCTGCGTGCCCAGCACATCGACCTGCGAGGACTGGATGGTGCCGCCGACATTGCTGACGGCGGTGGCGACCCGCTGCAGCAGCGCAGCGCCCGCGACCGTCACCGTCGGTCCCTCCAGGAATGGCGTGCCGGGATGCTCGGCCGAGGATGATAACGCGCCGTGCGCCTTGCGGCCGCGCAACTGGTCGAGCAGATCGGAGGTCTGCGCCAGCGCCCGCTGGTGATCGAGGATGTTCGCAATCGCAAGCCCAGCGGTCGCCAGCAGGCCGCAGGTGACGGCCAGATAGAGCACGACCGCGATCAGCGGCGAATGCGTCAGCGTGCGCGTGACGATGTTACCCGAACTCAAATTGGCGTCGCTTATGTTGCCTGGACTCATGGCGCCACCGTATTCTTCGGTTCGACCCGCGCCTCGATATGGAAGCGCTCGCCGGGATCGGACGGCGCGCGCGTCGTCGGCGCATAGAAGGTGGCGCGGGCGAAATGCGGCGATTGCTCGATCAGCGGGATCAGCGACGGCGCGTCGCGGGTGATGCCGGATATCTGCAGCTTGTTGGCGGCCAGGTGCAATTCGGTGACGTAGGTATGGTCGGGCAGAACCTGGCTCAGCGCCTCGAGCACGATGACGCTCGCCGGCGTCTCGTATTTGCGCCGCTCCAGGGCCGCGACCGGCGACCGATCGCCGCCATCGGCGCCGGCGCGAATCGCCGCGCGCCGCGCCGAAATCTGCCGCGCCAGCTCATCCTCCTGGGCCCCGAGATTATCGGCCACATAGGCCGCCACCGAGACCGAAACCAGCGCCGCCGCCGCGACCGCACCGAGCCCGATCAGCAGCGCACGGCTAAGATGCGCCGCATCGAGATGGCCGCGGGCCTTTTGCTCGAACACCTTGACCCGCCCCGCATCGCGTTCGCTGACATCGGTGCAGACCGCGATGGAAGCGGGATGAAAACCCGACACCGCCTGCACATAGGACATCGCGACCTTGCGCGTGGTGGCGGCGATCATGGTGGTGATGCTCTCGGCGCCGCTTGCCGCAGGCGCGCTGCAGCCGAACACCGCCTCGCTGGCGCTCCACGGCGTCAGGCGGTCGATCTGCGCGCGCACGATGCCTTCGAGGAAATCCGCCGCGCGCGCCGGCAATTCGAGCGGACGCAACAGGAATCGTTTGGGCTGCAGCACGATCTCGACCCGGCTTCCCCTGAACAGCGGCGCCAGATTGGGGGCGGACAGGGTTCCGTCGCTGAACCCGATCCGTGCGGGAATGTTTTCGGCCTTGCCCGCCGCCTCCACGGCAAATCCGCCGTCGTCGCCCTCGACCAGCCGGACCACGCGCGGCGAGACGATGCGGTCGAGCCCGGCGATAAGCGCGGCCGCCACGCTGCCAGTCCATGCGCCCAAGGCCGCGCCGATCGGCTGGAACAGGTTCATCTCGATGAGGCCCTTTGCGCTGTTGTGCTGCCGTCGGAGGCATTGCGCCACGACAATACACGATAAGGCTCGTCGCCGCCTTCGAGAAGCAGGATCACGATTTCGGCCCCGCTGCGCCGTCCGTCCGGCAGTTCGACGTCGACCGCGATCCGATAGGCCCGGGAGCCCGAAAGTGTCGCGCCCTGGCCGCCGACCATCCCGATCAGGGATTGCGGGTCGATCGTGGGATCGCTGCGTTGCGTCAGCACGGATTGCAGATTCTCCGGTGTCATGTTCGGGAGCGCCGCCAGCACCTGCGGCGCGGCATCGAGGACATTGATCGTCGCCAGATTGCTGAACACCGTCACGAACGGAAGCATGCGCTCGATGATGGCGGGTGGAATGCCGCGCACGAGCCACAGTTCCTCGGACGACGGGAACGGCGCGTGGCGCGGGATATAAGGCGCTCCCGAGGTCCGATAGAACGAGTTTTCGGGGTCGTCGTCGCCGAGTTCGGTCGGGGCGCGCCAGGCGAGGATACGATCGGCATAGCCGGGCGCGTCCGACGGACTGGCGCCAAGCCCGATCATCAGTCCGGAGAGCAGGCCCTTCGGCGCGGCGTTGAGGTCGACGCGCGCGGCCTCGGAGCGGAAGGTCACAAACACGCGGCCCTGACCGACCCGGGCGTTAAACGTGCCGCTGGTCGGACGGAGGCCTTCCTTGACGGTCATCAGCTGATAAGCGGCAAGCTCGACCCCGGCTGTCACCAGTGCCTCGGCCTGGATCCGGTCGGTGCTCCCGGCCACTACCACCGCGGTGTTGGTGACATAGACCAGATAAATCAGTACCAGAGCCGACAGCGCTGCGAGAATCCACAGCACGGCGACGACGATGAAGCCACGCGCGCCCGCTTTCGACGTCAAACCCAATTGCATCCCGGCCGGCACAGCTCTCAGAGCTGCTCCTCTTTTTTGTCCGCATCCGGCTTCTGCTTCGCCGTCAGACAGGTCGCTGGATTCTTCGCCCGCACGCATTCGGCTGGCGCATTGACGTGAACGGTAGCGGCGCGGGAGACTGCAAGCACCTGCCCGGTCGCGCTGTCGCGCACGGTGACACGGACCATATCCGGAAGCCGCGTCTTGCCGCGCCAGTCCGGCTGCCAGACCTGATCCGGCCCGGCATAGGAAAATGATACGCGAAGCGGCGCACGGATCAGAACGACCTGATCGGCAAAGCGAATTTGCGCATCCGACGGCATCGGCGTGAACGGTGCGCGCTCGCGCACCATGGCAAGACCCTGACTGTCGGCCTTCTCGATCAGCCGGATGATTTCGAGCCCGGGACGCGCATTGGGACCGACCGCGGTTCGCAGGAAGGTAACCGCCAGCTCGGACCCCTCGAACAGCGGCGTCTTGGCATCGCCGTTGACCGGGATCGTCTCCGCGACCGAGAGGTCGGCCACGATGCGATCGAGACCCATCGCCAGTCGCTCGGCGCGCTGCACGCGCGCCATGCCCCGGTTCCAGTTCGGCAGCCACTGCGCCGTCACCGTCGCCAGCGCGGCCAGGATCACCGTCATCAGCAGCGTCGCCAGCAACACTTCGACCAGCGTGAAGCCAGCCTCACCGGCCGGCGCGCGTCGCGGGATCGCGCTCATTCGGCGAGCTTCGGCACGATCCGCACCGTCACCACCTGGATGGCTGGGCCGCCTGGCGCCTGCATCCGCATGTTGACGGCCATCGGCACGAACGGGCTGGTTTGCGCACCGTCCGGCACCGCCATGTTCAGCGGCGCGACATCGATCCGCCAGCGATGGCCCGCCAGTTCGCCGGACTGGCGGCCAGGTTTCAGGAGATTGCGCGCCGGCAGCGCGGCCAGCAGCGTCTCGGCGGCTCCGGTCAGGGCCAGCCGCTGGTCGATCGAGCGCGTGCCCTTCACGGTGGTGCCGATGACCGCCCCGATCGACGACAGCACGGCCGCGATGATCGCCAGCGCCACCAGCGCCTCGATCAGCGTAAAACCCTTTTCGCCGTCAGAGCAGCTTCTGCGGGACAATATCGACGCCTCCGGTCAGCCAGTTGACGCGCACTTCAAATCCCATCCCCGGCCGTACCAGCGCGATCACGCCGCCGCACGACATCCCGGACGGAAAGAAATCGATCGATCTGCCGGCAACGCGATCCGCGCAGCGCGATGCCAGTAGCGCGTTCACGGACACGTCATTGGGCAGACGGATGACGCGGCCGGTGACGCCGGAGCGGATCGACCGCGTCTCCGCATCGACCAGGGTCGCGACCTGGATTTGCCGGCGCAACGCGGCATTGCGATCCGTCTTCAATAGCGCAGCGGTTTCGACCGCATAGCTCTCCAGCTTCGCACGCGAGGTGGCGCGCGGAATTGCGGGCAGGATGATCGCGGCAAGCAGGCCGATGATGGCGAGTACGCAAAGGATTTCGATCAATGCGAACCCTCTGTCGCCTCCGCCGCTTCTAGCGCGTGCCGCTGGCAATATCGGCTGCCGTTCCACTGCCGCCTTCCTGACCGTCGGAGCCAAGGGAAATAATCTCGTAGGGCGCGTGCTCACCCGGCGCACGGTAGACATAGCTGCGACCCCAGGGATCGTTGGGCACCACCCCGCCGCGCAAATATGGTCCGTTCCATCCAGGCGCATTGTTGCTGCGCGTCAGCGCCGCGAGGCCTTCGTTGCTGTTGGGATAGCGCCCAAGGTCCAGATAATAGAGATCGAGCGCGCTGGAGAAGCTTTCGATCTGGATTTTGGCGGCCTTCGCCTTGGACTCGCTGAGATAATTCAGCACCCGCGGTCCGACCAGCGCCATGATCAGGCCGATGATGGTGATCACCACGAGGATTTCGACCAGCGTAAAGCCGGCCTGCGACCTGCGCCGGCGTCTTGCCGCGCTGACTGTCAAATTTCGACGCACCGGTATCTCCTGAAAACCTCTAACCTACGATCTGACTGACGGACATTAACGCTGTCATGACAGACACGATCAATCCACCGACGACAATGCTGATGACGATGATTGCCGCGGGGCCTGCGATCCCGACCACGCGATCGAGCGTGCGCTGCAGCTTGGCCTCGTAGAATTCGGCCACCCGGCCCGCCAGGGCGGGCAATTGTCCGGTTTCATCGCCGAGCCGCAGCATCCGCACCGCCATCGACGGCAGCGCCTGGGTCTCGGCCAGCGCATCCGACAGTTTTGCGCCGTGGCGGACCCGATCGGCGGCGTCGGTCCAGACCTCGGATGGACCTGCGGTCGACATCATATCGACGAGGATGCGCAGCGTCGTCGTCAAATTGACGCCGCTGCCGAGCAAAAGGCCGAGATTCCGGCAG from Bradyrhizobium sp. Ash2021 encodes the following:
- a CDS encoding prepilin-type N-terminal cleavage/methylation domain-containing protein → MSRRSCSDGEKGFTLIEALVALAIIAAVLSSIGAVIGTTVKGTRSIDQRLALTGAAETLLAALPARNLLKPGRQSGELAGHRWRIDVAPLNMAVPDGAQTSPFVPMAVNMRMQAPGGPAIQVVTVRIVPKLAE
- a CDS encoding IS701 family transposase; the encoded protein is MIRTSWTRTASIEETLALWAASLREIKKRIRPLFGQERVAKNAGLFLEGLLGDEQRKTGWMRAEAAGDPGPWRQQAILGRRDWDADALRDIVRDYVIEHLADDDAVLVIDETGFLKQGKASCGVARQYTGSAGKITNCQIGVFAAYVSCHGHAFIDRALYLPKEWTDDPDRLKAAYVPPDTGFATKPKLATRMIARAIAAPVPFKWVAGDTVYGVGDIEQQLRRAGKGYVLGVSSAHVFRSWGKRRSVAGTAADIALTRRASDWKRLSAGAGTKGPRLHDWCYLELADLAGEPNDENPGLWTRGLLIRRRIADGDLAFFTTWCPAATSIETLVGVEGHRWAIEDSFETAKNEFGLDHNESRSWHGWHRHVSMAMLAFAMMAVIRHRANPPAPKKTKRRTTARVKPQPRRR
- a CDS encoding type II secretion system protein GspK encodes the protein MTSKAGARGFIVVAVLWILAALSALVLIYLVYVTNTAVVVAGSTDRIQAEALVTAGVELAAYQLMTVKEGLRPTSGTFNARVGQGRVFVTFRSEAARVDLNAAPKGLLSGLMIGLGASPSDAPGYADRILAWRAPTELGDDDPENSFYRTSGAPYIPRHAPFPSSEELWLVRGIPPAIIERMLPFVTVFSNLATINVLDAAPQVLAALPNMTPENLQSVLTQRSDPTIDPQSLIGMVGGQGATLSGSRAYRIAVDVELPDGRRSGAEIVILLLEGGDEPYRVLSWRNASDGSTTAQRASSR
- a CDS encoding PilN domain-containing protein: MNLFQPIGAALGAWTGSVAAALIAGLDRIVSPRVVRLVEGDDGGFAVEAAGKAENIPARIGFSDGTLSAPNLAPLFRGSRVEIVLQPKRFLLRPLELPARAADFLEGIVRAQIDRLTPWSASEAVFGCSAPAASGAESITTMIAATTRKVAMSYVQAVSGFHPASIAVCTDVSERDAGRVKVFEQKARGHLDAAHLSRALLIGLGAVAAAALVSVSVAAYVADNLGAQEDELARQISARRAAIRAGADGGDRSPVAALERRKYETPASVIVLEALSQVLPDHTYVTELHLAANKLQISGITRDAPSLIPLIEQSPHFARATFYAPTTRAPSDPGERFHIEARVEPKNTVAP
- the gspM gene encoding type II secretion system protein GspM; its protein translation is MSPGNISDANLSSGNIVTRTLTHSPLIAVVLYLAVTCGLLATAGLAIANILDHQRALAQTSDLLDQLRGRKAHGALSSSAEHPGTPFLEGPTVTVAGAALLQRVATAVSNVGGTIQSSQVDVLGTQAKDGFVGLVVSCEMEQPALQKLLYDLEVGMPFLFVDQLDVQVPQTTTANEGGAGRIRVVLGVSGQWQAGK
- a CDS encoding prepilin-type N-terminal cleavage/methylation domain-containing protein, with protein sequence MERQPILPAARARSGGGDRGFALIEILCVLAIIGLLAAIILPAIPRATSRAKLESYAVETAALLKTDRNAALRRQIQVATLVDAETRSIRSGVTGRVIRLPNDVSVNALLASRCADRVAGRSIDFFPSGMSCGGVIALVRPGMGFEVRVNWLTGGVDIVPQKLL
- the gspG gene encoding type II secretion system major pseudopilin GspG; the encoded protein is MRRNLTVSAARRRRRSQAGFTLVEILVVITIIGLIMALVGPRVLNYLSESKAKAAKIQIESFSSALDLYYLDLGRYPNSNEGLAALTRSNNAPGWNGPYLRGGVVPNDPWGRSYVYRAPGEHAPYEIISLGSDGQEGGSGTAADIASGTR
- a CDS encoding autotransporter domain-containing protein, whose product is MVDLKLSLPDTRRTLQSVTRHSLAVLLATSALGVVSAHAVDGNWAGASSSEWTDGTNWSSTPSVPDGTATFTNTGPAAVQSNGFVNIGTVLFTGAPLPNAQAYTIDTNDIFLVNGTGVFNNSTNTQTFNVNSSMVFQNSSSASAGSHAVTYNNNGAISFTNSSTAGTAIITNNGDVEFNNTSTAGSAAITNNIVMNFQDSSSAGSASITNAATGFLTFNTSSSAGTATIINNNSLQFTGSSTASSATITTNNGATTSFTGSSTGGNARFITNAGGTFDMSGLSAAGMTAGSIEGAGNYVLGGKTLTTGGNNLSTQVDGVISGTGGSLIKVGSGTLTLTGSNSYTGATTISAGTLALSGTGSISSSSSVTVNGTFDISASTVPFNLVTTLAGNASGIVNLGANGLAIGNGSTEFAGSIQGTGGFEVIAGTQTLSGTNTYTNATQVDAGATLALKGNGSIANSAFVTFSPGGPSQVGTFDISQTNSGASIKALFDIAGVGVVALGSRTLTITSGSIFAGVIQDGGIGGGTSGNLTIAIGAAQLLTGTNTYTGATTIAAGGLLALTTFGGNSGSIATSSGVTTNGAFDIAGLTTGGTSIKSLSGTGTGVVNLGVNTLTVSNANGAFSGAIQGIGGVTMTGGMEILSGINSYTGNTTVNGGTLAVGGSLATSVLTTVNAGGTLAGSGTVGNTAIVGGTLAPGSVGSTFGPLTVQGSLSFTAASTYMIQVSPTNAGLTNVTGTANLGGATVNAVFQPGSYVDKKYTILTATGGLAGTTFNPAVVSNNPNLQATLSYDAHDAFLNIKLSFVPPTGLNINQQNVANALTNFFNTTGSIPAAFATLNAAGLTVASGELGTGVIQSSIKADDLFLNLLLDPTIAGRGAGFSAPGSASQYAGDDEASAFAEKRLATPSERAAYAMVTKAPLLAPQPANRWSVWGAGYGGSATINGNAVVGSQDTTARVWGIAAGADYKVTPDSLIGFAVAGGGTRFSLANSLGSGSADLLQAGVFGRQNFGPAYLSAALAYGWHDVTTNRTVTLAGFDQLQGRFRAETFSGRFEGGYRFATPVVGLTPYAAAQVISFNLPAYHYSCRFALKWAR